One genomic window of Sporosarcina sp. FSL K6-3457 includes the following:
- a CDS encoding DUF3885 domain-containing protein, with protein sequence MNIEEYLDKRFPTVELVPTIYYQWDIGIHFSLGEGIYQLKENGELNLERFHTGYKQALTIFKELYDQNDDLFLVTNIYRRKTQQQRKMKVYYPNLRDKNNLKRLQVKTYPYPFEEDRREEYEMQQFSLQCKVNDIRVNGLLKAAIHEDFSLKPRFGVDSVHYPDVFFVNITKDIIFFLYDDRGCEVIARTADRLRPLYEKYYNWIEEVDRERIEKSLL encoded by the coding sequence ATGAACATCGAGGAATATTTAGATAAAAGATTTCCTACTGTCGAATTAGTACCCACTATTTATTATCAATGGGATATCGGCATTCATTTTTCATTAGGTGAAGGAATCTATCAATTAAAAGAAAATGGCGAACTCAATTTAGAACGATTTCACACAGGGTATAAACAAGCGTTAACAATTTTTAAAGAGTTATATGATCAAAATGATGACTTGTTCCTAGTGACGAATATTTATAGGCGAAAAACACAGCAACAACGAAAAATGAAAGTATATTACCCGAATTTGAGGGATAAAAATAATTTAAAACGGCTTCAAGTTAAGACGTATCCTTATCCGTTTGAAGAAGATAGGAGAGAAGAATATGAAATGCAACAGTTTTCTTTACAGTGCAAAGTGAATGATATACGCGTGAATGGATTACTCAAAGCGGCGATTCATGAAGACTTCTCGTTAAAACCAAGGTTTGGAGTGGATTCTGTTCATTATCCAGATGTTTTCTTTGTGAACATTACAAAAGACATTATATTTTTTTTATATGACGATCGTGGATGTGAAGTCATAGCGCGTACAGCAGACAGATTACGTCCGCTCTATGAGAAATACTACAACTGGATAGAAGAAGTTGATCGAGAAAGGATAGAGAAAAGCTTATTGTAG
- a CDS encoding potassium channel family protein has translation MKKEFVVIGLGRFGGSIVRELIELDADVMAIDISPERVDEFAQIATQAVVADTTDESVLKSLGIRNFEHVVVAIGDNIQASILTTLMLKEIGVEKITVKAQNDYHEKVLRKIGADQVVHPERDIGIRIANNMVSNNILDYLELSDEHSIAEIKASDKLAGATLIELNIRAKYGVNIVAIKRGKHILVSPQAIEKIQREDILIVIGSDADIHKFEKKALH, from the coding sequence ATGAAAAAGGAATTTGTAGTCATTGGACTTGGTCGTTTTGGAGGGAGCATCGTGAGAGAATTGATCGAACTTGATGCAGACGTCATGGCCATTGATATCTCGCCTGAAAGAGTGGATGAATTCGCTCAGATTGCTACGCAAGCGGTAGTAGCTGATACGACAGATGAATCGGTTCTTAAATCACTAGGTATTCGTAATTTTGAGCATGTTGTAGTAGCAATTGGTGATAATATTCAAGCGAGTATTTTGACGACGCTAATGCTAAAAGAAATTGGTGTAGAGAAAATTACGGTGAAAGCACAAAATGATTATCATGAAAAGGTATTGCGTAAAATCGGAGCCGATCAAGTGGTCCATCCGGAGCGGGATATTGGGATTCGGATTGCGAACAATATGGTATCGAATAATATACTCGACTATCTAGAGCTATCGGATGAGCATTCCATTGCAGAAATAAAGGCCAGTGATAAATTGGCAGGCGCTACATTGATTGAGTTAAACATTCGCGCGAAATATGGTGTCAATATCGTTGCCATCAAACGGGGCAAACATATTCTTGTGTCACCTCAGGCGATTGAAAAGATTCAGCGTGAGGATATTTTAATTGTTATTGGATCTGATGCAGATATTCACAAGTTCGAAAAGAAAGCATTACATTAA
- a CDS encoding helix-turn-helix domain-containing protein, protein MTTYLKDYSHFTNTQEMDEAARRHIIKHWNEMNPTDRAVLDMIRRYSVKYGAAHLKHDTMADAIGKSNVTVRRAIRKLEQLEIIERIHYIRPVMNGLGANIYTILPFDDQSTLTTRATADKPCDSKDEDSVSEPEAFSSKSKNIKSNTLTDTYPAEPIPTLTTLFGRMKNLLSTTIGDSSLARQLFGIYRALSLRMLKFSIHEHQGELLEQLAIQALHIAVQATKCKTVRNLAGYFDGVYRNLIDKALFADIFMEYDVSMEGFLY, encoded by the coding sequence ATGACAACATACTTAAAAGATTACTCTCATTTCACAAACACACAGGAGATGGATGAAGCAGCACGCCGTCACATTATCAAGCATTGGAATGAGATGAATCCAACAGATCGCGCTGTGCTTGATATGATTCGCCGCTACTCTGTGAAATATGGTGCTGCTCACTTAAAGCACGACACAATGGCAGATGCAATTGGCAAGTCCAACGTCACCGTGCGCCGCGCGATTCGAAAGTTGGAACAGCTTGAAATTATCGAGCGTATCCACTACATTCGCCCAGTTATGAACGGGCTAGGTGCTAATATTTATACTATTTTGCCCTTCGATGACCAGTCGACTTTGACCACGCGGGCAACAGCGGACAAGCCTTGTGACAGCAAGGATGAGGACAGTGTTTCCGAACCTGAAGCTTTTTCTTCTAAATCTAAAAACATAAAGAGCAATACTCTTACAGATACGTATCCTGCGGAGCCGATTCCTACACTGACAACATTGTTTGGGAGAATGAAAAATCTATTGTCAACGACGATTGGTGACAGTTCTTTAGCCCGTCAATTATTTGGCATTTATCGTGCACTATCATTACGTATGTTGAAGTTCAGCATTCATGAACACCAAGGAGAATTACTTGAACAGCTGGCGATACAGGCCCTTCATATTGCTGTTCAGGCGACAAAGTGCAAAACTGTCCGTAACCTTGCGGGTTATTTCGATGGTGTATACCGAAATTTGATTGATAAGGCGTTGTTTGCTGATATTTTTATGGAATATGATGTGTCGATGGAAGGATTTTTATATTGA
- a CDS encoding TlpA family protein disulfide reductase: MKLREQMPELNGATAWLNGEQTKAQLVGEKPTLIHFWSVSCHLCKEAMPEVNEFRDRFKENLNVVAVHMPRSEDDLDMDQITAVAAEHDITQPIFVDSDATLTDKFDNQYVPAYYVFDKDGQLRHFQAGGGGMKMLEKRVNRVLDEMKRGD, from the coding sequence ATGAAATTACGTGAACAAATGCCTGAACTCAATGGTGCAACAGCATGGTTAAATGGTGAACAAACTAAAGCTCAATTAGTCGGAGAAAAACCGACACTGATTCATTTCTGGTCAGTGAGTTGTCATCTGTGTAAAGAAGCTATGCCAGAGGTGAATGAATTCAGGGATCGCTTTAAAGAAAATTTAAATGTTGTCGCTGTCCATATGCCACGTTCAGAGGACGACTTAGATATGGACCAAATTACAGCAGTAGCAGCAGAGCATGATATTACACAACCGATTTTCGTCGATAGTGATGCGACATTAACGGACAAATTCGATAACCAATATGTTCCTGCCTATTATGTGTTTGATAAGGATGGTCAGCTACGTCACTTCCAAGCAGGTGGCGGGGGCATGAAGATGCTTGAAAAGCGCGTTAACCGTGTATTGGATGAAATGAAAAGAGGAGACTAA